The following are encoded in a window of Drosophila simulans strain w501 chromosome 3L, Prin_Dsim_3.1, whole genome shotgun sequence genomic DNA:
- the LOC6734418 gene encoding G-protein coupled receptor Mth isoform X1: MKTLFVLRISTVILVVLVIQKSYADILECDYFDTVDISAAQKLQNGSYLFEGLLVPAILTGEYDFRILPDDSKQKVASHIRGCVCKLKPCVRFCCPHDHIMDNGVCNDNMSEEELTELDPFLNVTLDDGSVSRRHFKNELIVQWDLPMPCDGMFYLDNREEQDQYTLFENGTFFRHFDRVTLSKREYCLQHLTFADGNATSIRIAPHNCLIVPSITGQTVVMITSLICMVLTIAVYLFVKKLQNLHGKCFICYMVCLFMGYLFLLFDLWQISISFCKPAGVLGYFFVMAAFLWLSVISLHLWNTFRGSSHKASRFFSEHRFLAYNTYAWGMSMVLTGITVLADNVVEDQDWNPRVGEEGHCWIYTQAWSAMLYFYGPMVFLIAFNITMFILTARRIIGVKKDIQNFAHRQERKQKLNSDKQTYTFFLRLFIIMGLSWSLEIGSYISQSNQTWANVFLVADYLNWSQGIIIFILFILKRSTLRLLQERNHPKSTRSVISNRSMASRITVGTTPKNKARNSTLA, encoded by the exons ATGAAAACTCTTTTCGTTCTTCGGATATCAACTGTCATACTTGTTGTGCTGGTTATTCAAAAATCATATGCAGACATTCTCGAATGCGATTATTTCGACACTGTCGATATTTCGGCAGCTCAAAAGCTACAGAATGGATCGTACTTATTTGAGGGGTTGCTCGTTCCGGCCATTTTGACGGGAGAATATGACTTCAGGATTCTCCCGGACGACTCGAAGCAGAAGGTTGCAAGTCACATAAGAGGATGTGTGTGCAAGCTGAAGCCCTGTGTCAGATTTTGCTGCCCTCACGACCACATTATGGATAATGGTGTATGCAACGACAACATGTCCGAGGAGGAGCTGACTGAACTCGATCCTTTCCTTAACGTGACTCTTGACGACGGGTCGGTGTCCCGCAGACACTTTAAAAACGAACTAATCGTCCAGTGGGATCTACCGATGCCGTGTGACGGAATGTTCTACCTGGACAACCGAGAAGAGCAGGATCAGTACACGTTGTTCGAG AACGGAACTTTCTTTCGCCACTTTGACCGCGTGACCCTTAGCAAGAGGGAATACTGCCTTCAGCATCTTACCTTCGCAGATGGCAATGCAACGTCTATTCGAATTGCACCTCACAACTGCTTGATAGTGCCATCAATTACCGGTCAGACGGTTG TGATGATCACTTCGCTGATATGCATGGTTCTAACGATCGCCGTTTACCTCTTCGTCAAGAAACTACAAAACTTGCATGGAAAATGCTTCATCTGCTACATGGTGTGTCTCTTTATGGGATATCTTTTCCTATTGTTCGATTTGTGGCAGATATCCATAAGCTTTTGCAAGCCAGCAG GTGTTCTGGGTTACTTCTTTGTCATGGCCGCATTCCTTTGGCTTTCCGTAATCAGTCTACATCTCTGGAACACGTTCAGAGGCTCCTCCCACAAAGCGAGTCGATTCTTCTCTGAGCATCGGTTTCTGGCCTACAATACCTATGCTTGGGGCATGTCGATGGTCCTGACCGGAATCACCGTTCTGGCCGATAACGTCGTTGAAGACCAGGATTGGAATCCTCGTGTGGGCGAGGAGGGACACTGTTGGATATATA CTCAAGCCTGGTCAGCCATGCTCTACTTTTACGGTCCAATGGTATTTCTTATTGCCTTTAACATAACCATGTTCATCCTGACGGCTAGGCGTATAATAGGAGTGAAGAAGGACATCCAGAACTTTGCTCACAGGCAAGAGAGGAAGCAGAAGCTGAACTCCGACAAACAGAC TTACACCTTCTTCCTACGGCTCTTCATCATTATGGGATTGTCCTGGAGCTTGGAGATAGGCTCCTACATTTCGCAATCCAACCAAACTTGGGCCAACGTCTTTCTGGTGGCTGACTACTTAAATTGGTCCCAAGGAATCATCATATTTATACTGTTCATTCTGAAGCGTAGCACGTTGAGACTCTTGCAGGAGAG GAACCATCCTAAATCCACGAGGAGTGTCATTTCTAACAGATCGATGGCGAGTCGTATTACCGTGGGAACAACTCCTAAAAATAAAGCACGGAACTCGACTTTGGCTTAA
- the LOC6734418 gene encoding G-protein coupled receptor Mth isoform X2 yields MKTLFVLRISTVILVVLVIQKSYADILECDYFDTVDISAAQKLQNGSYLFEGLLVPAILTGEYDFRILPDDSKQKVASHIRGCVCKLKPCVRFCCPHDHIMDNGVCNDNMSEEELTELDPFLNVTLDDGSVSRRHFKNELIVQWDLPMPCDGMFYLDNREEQDQYTLFENGTFFRHFDRVTLSKREYCLQHLTFADGNATSIRIAPHNCLIVPSITGQTVVMITSLICMVLTIAVYLFVKKLQNLHGKCFICYMVCLFMGYLFLLFDLWQISISFCKPAGVLGYFFVMAAFLWLSVISLHLWNTFRGSSHKASRFFSEHRFLAYNTYAWGMSMVLTGITVLADNVVEDQDWNPRVGEEGHCWIYTQAWSAMLYFYGPMVFLIAFNITMFILTARRIIGVKKDIQNFAHRQERKQKLNSDKQTYTFFLRLFIIMGLSWSLEIGSYISQSNQTWANVFLVADYLNWSQGIIIFILFILKRSTLRLLQESIRGEGEEVDNSEEEISLENTRFDRNVLS; encoded by the exons ATGAAAACTCTTTTCGTTCTTCGGATATCAACTGTCATACTTGTTGTGCTGGTTATTCAAAAATCATATGCAGACATTCTCGAATGCGATTATTTCGACACTGTCGATATTTCGGCAGCTCAAAAGCTACAGAATGGATCGTACTTATTTGAGGGGTTGCTCGTTCCGGCCATTTTGACGGGAGAATATGACTTCAGGATTCTCCCGGACGACTCGAAGCAGAAGGTTGCAAGTCACATAAGAGGATGTGTGTGCAAGCTGAAGCCCTGTGTCAGATTTTGCTGCCCTCACGACCACATTATGGATAATGGTGTATGCAACGACAACATGTCCGAGGAGGAGCTGACTGAACTCGATCCTTTCCTTAACGTGACTCTTGACGACGGGTCGGTGTCCCGCAGACACTTTAAAAACGAACTAATCGTCCAGTGGGATCTACCGATGCCGTGTGACGGAATGTTCTACCTGGACAACCGAGAAGAGCAGGATCAGTACACGTTGTTCGAG AACGGAACTTTCTTTCGCCACTTTGACCGCGTGACCCTTAGCAAGAGGGAATACTGCCTTCAGCATCTTACCTTCGCAGATGGCAATGCAACGTCTATTCGAATTGCACCTCACAACTGCTTGATAGTGCCATCAATTACCGGTCAGACGGTTG TGATGATCACTTCGCTGATATGCATGGTTCTAACGATCGCCGTTTACCTCTTCGTCAAGAAACTACAAAACTTGCATGGAAAATGCTTCATCTGCTACATGGTGTGTCTCTTTATGGGATATCTTTTCCTATTGTTCGATTTGTGGCAGATATCCATAAGCTTTTGCAAGCCAGCAG GTGTTCTGGGTTACTTCTTTGTCATGGCCGCATTCCTTTGGCTTTCCGTAATCAGTCTACATCTCTGGAACACGTTCAGAGGCTCCTCCCACAAAGCGAGTCGATTCTTCTCTGAGCATCGGTTTCTGGCCTACAATACCTATGCTTGGGGCATGTCGATGGTCCTGACCGGAATCACCGTTCTGGCCGATAACGTCGTTGAAGACCAGGATTGGAATCCTCGTGTGGGCGAGGAGGGACACTGTTGGATATATA CTCAAGCCTGGTCAGCCATGCTCTACTTTTACGGTCCAATGGTATTTCTTATTGCCTTTAACATAACCATGTTCATCCTGACGGCTAGGCGTATAATAGGAGTGAAGAAGGACATCCAGAACTTTGCTCACAGGCAAGAGAGGAAGCAGAAGCTGAACTCCGACAAACAGAC TTACACCTTCTTCCTACGGCTCTTCATCATTATGGGATTGTCCTGGAGCTTGGAGATAGGCTCCTACATTTCGCAATCCAACCAAACTTGGGCCAACGTCTTTCTGGTGGCTGACTACTTAAATTGGTCCCAAGGAATCATCATATTTATACTGTTCATTCTGAAGCGTAGCACGTTGAGACTCTTGCAGGAGAG CATTAGGGGGGAGGGTGAGGAGGTCGACAACAGTGAGGAAGAGATTTCGCTCGAGAACACGAGGTTTGATCGAAATGTCCTATCATAG